The Marivirga tractuosa DSM 4126 genome contains the following window.
AGCTTGTTGAACAGTTAATAAAACGAATAGAATTAATAATTTACCTTTCATAATATATTTCTTTTGTTAGTTGAACTGCAATATTAACTTAAATTTCTCTTTTTTATTATTACATGTATGATTTCACCATAGAAAGCAAAAAAGCACAGACCAAGGGTTTGATCTGTGCTATGAATGATGTAATGGCAGTGAGTTTTATCTAATGTTTAATCCTAATCCAACAGATAAAGTATTGTACTTTTGGATAGTATAATCAACATTTAAAGCTAATACCCAAAGGATTTTTAACCTGGCGCCAACTGTAAATCTTGGCCCGCCACTTCCGTCAAAGTCAATATCAATAGGATTTGATACAGTTACTTCTTCATTAGTATTTTCATTGAATACGTAATCACCTTTCATTGCAAAATTTGACTTGACTATATTTACTCCCACGCCTGCATAAGGAGTGAAGAAAAGTAGTTTTTTCGAAATTATTGCCTGAATTGTAGTGGCACTAGCATTAAATTCGGCAAACTGTCCTGCTGCTTCGTCTATTTGATAATTTGTGGAAATTTTATTGAATCCAACTAGACCAGATAGGTCAAATGGTAACAATTTCATACCTGGAATCCACTGTTTAAAATCATGCTTTACTCCGAAACCAAATGATTGAAAACTTAATCCATCAACATTTATTTCTGGTGTATAGCGAATAATTAAATCGGTATTTTTAACAATACCGACACCTAGTTGAACGGTAGGAGTTGGTACAGCCAGAGGACCAGGTAGATCACTTAATCCAAATCCATCGGGTGCTACGATCTCTTGTTCAAATGAATAGGGCTCACCATCTATTTCCCGCTGTCCAAATATTTCTAGTCTTGTATCTGTTGCACCTCCGGTAAAAGTTGGCAACATACTATCTCCATTAGGGTTGGCTAGTCTCACATTATTATAAGTGTCAGCATTAAAATCAAACTGCGAAGCAGCATCAGGGATAATAGCAAAGTTCATATTAAGAGTAAGATCAAAACCTAATGTTTTGTGTGGTTTTGCAGTGTTATACCATCCGTTTGCTAATCCATTCCCCAATGAGGCAGCAAATGGGTTCATGTAGTTTTTCAGATAAGTGTTAGCATCTCCAGTTCCACTTGTAACGATGTTTTCGAATTCTTGTGCTTTGGTCTGTTGAAAGTTGAAAACTCCAAAGACTATCAATGTTATTACAGTAAATATTCTTTTCATATTCTTTAATTTTAGTGGTACATATGTATAAAAGTATTGAAATTTATTTGAAAAATTGATAATCTAGTCTAGCTCATTGAAATAAACTTAAAAATGTGCTTTTGTTTGAATTTACAGAGTAATTATTTTCTACATATTCTTGGCCTTGTTTTCCTAAGTCTTCCCTAAAACTGGGATCCATTAGTAACTTCGCTATTGCACTTTGCCATCTCTCTTTAGTTTCAGCAAGATATCCTGCACCGCTTTCCTGAATCATTTTTTTATTTACTCCAACAGGAGAAGCTATCACAGCTTTTTGAATAGCCATGTATTGCAATAATTTAAACCCACATTTTCCTTGGCTCCATATATCATTGGTTAATGGCATGATTCCAATATCCATTTGATTCAAATCTTGTATTTCTTTAGATTTCCTCCAAGGTATATAGCGCATATATCTGACATCAAAATCAGGCTTTTGGTTGGAAATCACCAATAATTCAAAATCATATTCTTTTGCTAGCTCATCTAAAACTGGAAGTATAATTTTTAAATAAGGAAGAGTAGAATGTGTCCCTGTCCAGCCAATTACATTCTTTTCCCTCTTCGATACTTTTATTTCTTTGTGATAGTCGGTATTGATTGTGGTTGGATTAACTACAACTCGCTCATTAAATTTTTTTGCAAATTGAGCTAAATAATCATTTCCGCTACTTACTTTATAGCTCCATTTGCAAATACTTTTAACTTTTGACTTCCATTTTATTCTTGCTTTTAAGCTACCTTTTTCATTGGGGTCTTCAAGCCAAATAGCATCATCAAAGTCATAGATGATCTTTTTTTTCCAAATAAAACGAACCGCCCATTCAAAAAAGGGCGGGCCAACTGGTGTGGCTTCTCTGTGAATAAATATATATTCAAAATGATATAACTGGAATAGTAAGAAAAAGCGTTTGATAAACGATAATACAAGCCAAAATAGTTTTTGAAAGCTTTGACCTGATTTATATAGCATTTTCCAAGCCCTCAAATTAAGGAAAGGAGCTAACTCAAATTGAAAACCTTCCGTTTCCAAGGCGGAAAGATATTGCTCATATCTGAATCGTTGACTTGGTGCTTCGTCAAAAGGGTAGGGACAAACAAAAAGGATTTTTTTTCGCTCCATTTATTCTGGTATCCTGATTTCTCCATGACCCATATGCACACAAGAACCCCCAACCATCACTTTGGAGATTTTCCCTT
Protein-coding sequences here:
- a CDS encoding glycosyltransferase; translation: MERKKILFVCPYPFDEAPSQRFRYEQYLSALETEGFQFELAPFLNLRAWKMLYKSGQSFQKLFWLVLSFIKRFFLLFQLYHFEYIFIHREATPVGPPFFEWAVRFIWKKKIIYDFDDAIWLEDPNEKGSLKARIKWKSKVKSICKWSYKVSSGNDYLAQFAKKFNERVVVNPTTINTDYHKEIKVSKREKNVIGWTGTHSTLPYLKIILPVLDELAKEYDFELLVISNQKPDFDVRYMRYIPWRKSKEIQDLNQMDIGIMPLTNDIWSQGKCGFKLLQYMAIQKAVIASPVGVNKKMIQESGAGYLAETKERWQSAIAKLLMDPSFREDLGKQGQEYVENNYSVNSNKSTFLSLFQ
- a CDS encoding DUF6588 family protein, whose product is MKRIFTVITLIVFGVFNFQQTKAQEFENIVTSGTGDANTYLKNYMNPFAASLGNGLANGWYNTAKPHKTLGFDLTLNMNFAIIPDAASQFDFNADTYNNVRLANPNGDSMLPTFTGGATDTRLEIFGQREIDGEPYSFEQEIVAPDGFGLSDLPGPLAVPTPTVQLGVGIVKNTDLIIRYTPEINVDGLSFQSFGFGVKHDFKQWIPGMKLLPFDLSGLVGFNKISTNYQIDEAAGQFAEFNASATTIQAIISKKLLFFTPYAGVGVNIVKSNFAMKGDYVFNENTNEEVTVSNPIDIDFDGSGGPRFTVGARLKILWVLALNVDYTIQKYNTLSVGLGLNIR